One genomic segment of Hippoglossus hippoglossus isolate fHipHip1 chromosome 22, fHipHip1.pri, whole genome shotgun sequence includes these proteins:
- the txlnbb gene encoding taxilin beta b — MEACQESVPAPTGPTAPPAEGPHIDLTEDLAQQLEDIISTYQANEIPAEPEDTEEVTAIRETDSRKDQKLEKKMLKNLGKEAMLLMQSLNKLGSPEQKLEAIIKKHAELLEEHRSDQKQLKVLQKKLLQVLKEKDQLQSEHSRAVLARSKLEGLCRELQRHNKTLKEETLQRCREDDLKRKEITTHFQGTLSDIQAQIEEHSGRNTKLCQENSGLAEKLKGLISQYDQREANLEKVFKHRDLKEKLLETKLAQANLILKEAEEKHKLEKELLVKQAAEYKLHLKALRAQENDMKIQLEMYSQKFDEFQGTVSKSNTVYSGFKQDMDKMAKKMKKLDKECQSWKTRFDGCNRSLVEMVSDKAIKEKEFELIMNKNQKLENLCRALQEERKGLYEKVQGAASQADVNTAKPTAEEVPEVKEVPEVKETPKDKEDDHPVQNTEAPATAAPTGTPTIPTLKTKELGKLKAEQARLKEVASSFTISHIIPTETVASQSQGHCEGVQEPEQIHRGESGGEQLQAGGQEGEQEQRDLEMESVD, encoded by the exons ATGGAGGCTTGTCAGGAGAGTGTCCCCGCGCCCACTGGTCCCACGGCGCCGCCGGCCGAGGGTCCCCACATTGACCTGACAGAGGACCTGGcccagcagctggaggacaTCATTAGCACCTACCAGGCCAATGAGATTCCCGCTGAgccagaggacacagaggaggtcACAGCCATCAGGGAGACAGACTCACGGAAGGACCAGAAACTGGAGAAGAAGATGCTCAAGAATCTAG GGAAAGAAGCGATGCTGCTGATGCAAAGTTTGAACAAACTGGGTTCTCCAGAGCAGAAACTGGAGGCCATCATCAAGAAGCACGCTGAGCTG TTGGAGGAGCATCGCAGTGATCAGAAACAGCTGAAGGTTCTGCAGAAGAAGCTGCTCCAGGTGCTGAAGGAGAAGGACCAACTGCAGAGCGAGCACAGCCGGGCCGTGCTGGCTCGCAGCAAACTGGAGGGGCTCTGCCGAGAGCTGCAGAGGCACAACAAGACCTTGAAG gaggagaccctgcagaggtgcagagaggACGAtctgaagaggaaagagatCACCACCCACTTCCAGGGGACGCTCAGTGACATTCAGGCCCAGATCGAGGAGCACAGCGGCCGCAACACCAAGCTGTGCCAGGAGAACAGCGGCCTGGCAGAGAAACTGAAGGGGCTCATTTCTCAGTACGACCAGCGAGAGGCG AACCTGGAGAAGGTCTTCAAACACCGAGACCTGAAAGAAAAGCTGCTGGAAACCAAACTTGCGCAGGCGAACTTGATACTGAAGGAGGCCGAGGAGAAGCACAAGCTGGAAAAAGAGCTT CTGGTAAAACAGGCGGCAGAGTATAAATTGCATTTGAAGGCGTTGAGGGCACAAGAGAACGATATGAAGATCCAG CTCGAAATGTACTCCCAGAAGTTTGATGAATTCCAGGGCACGGTATCAAAGAGTAACACCGTCTACAGCGGCTTCAAGCAGGACATGGACAAA atggccaagaaaatgaaaaagctgGACAAGGAGTGCCAGTCATGGAAGACTCGCTTTGACGGCTGCAACAGGAGTCTCGTTGAAATGGTGTCAGAT AAAGCCATCAAGGAGAAGGAGTTTGAGCTGATCATGAACAAGAACCAGAAGCTGGAGAATCTGTGCAGGGCTTtgcaagaggagaggaagggtcTCTATGAGAAGGTGCAGGGAGCTGCAAGTCAAGCAGACGTCAACACTGCTAAACCCACGGCGGAGGAGGTCCCTGAGGTGAAGGAGGTCCCTGAGGTGAAGGAGACCCCTAAAGACAAGGAAGACGACCACCCGGTCCAGAACACAGAAGCCCCCGCCACCGCTGCCCCTACTGGGACCCCGACAATCCCAACTCTGAAGACCAAGGAACTGGGGAAACTGAAAGCCGAGCAGGCCCGTCTGAAGGAGGTCGCCAGTTCTTTTACGATCTCTCATATCATACCCACAGAAACAGTCGCTAGCCAATCACAAGGACACTGCGAGGGCGTCCAGGAGCCAGAACAGATCCACAGAGGGGAGAGCGGCGGCGAACAACTCCAGGCAGGCgggcaggagggagagcaggaacAGAGAGATTTGGAAATGGAGTCAGTTGATTAA
- the hivep2b gene encoding transcription factor HIVEP2, which yields MESLETTAGVNSPTEGQDRNIAQTKCTSEAAQTGGSPSGELEGKGWHQQLEEAQSQDTCGFKEVSDSGKLLQLEDQPSQSAQSTSHPDYEVSSYPVQSTKQFPSGRQKAAGHLASAQSAGPTSHRKSSGSLELQQQCSHSEMDELSDKVEPVCKVDQKPQKPGKYVCDYCGRACAKPSVLKKHIRSHTGERPYPCVPCGFSFKTKSNLYKHRKSHAHAVKAGTVPFSELGSYNANTDQGSFEGEGELFSDAEQSTDTDEDTLNDPLLLLDSPVEGSDNTAVKVLNLIAQKKGATSMSAQDGSSQPQEINAPCAASEASRAIQSCTIKQRLALRLSEKRSSDSDHNLSLPSQSSKGSTDSGYFSRSESSEHQTGPPNTNAKSYQEIMFGKCYRPSPKQTTVCSTDSSEYTRKRSEKGVSRVFTQEKDTVESIKINTKSFTRDEVKEPQSDSDMGPLIRSNSMPASSAVCLTMPQSLRGSHSFDERTSTGGMRRLRRQAAFEVTAHDGHADADSHGKMGECGISASGMEMENYPSMASNMSHQRHAMELATRKRRKEKREEEELSVQYEGHHEECEEMFDSSKDYDSKQAALGILALGKGHSSSVLTQIERCDMDISVSPEISGRKTLGNVISVIQHTNSINRPHSEQSESYKYHGQRQESISLFQAMEASESYEMERSDSRLRQSFQMGPKLVRQPNIQVPEIRVTVEPDSPEKAPEVQVKEPEKHVEEFQWPQRSETLAQFPPEKLPPKKKRLRLADIEHSSGESSFESACTSLSRSPSQDSNLSYSSTFSFDREESLKSLSPARQDEFGKPLELLAVPGSGHSLSVLTQRQQHEMRRSSSEQAPCNLRKEFPEVRSISFDYGSLSPTSKVRHVDISAGHSALNERRRGNLVRQESLNMDSEVTQVPSQVFPQYLSSTSPPFTALTALPQTLPIFSTGNTFPQLSHPSLLVPVRIQTHVPSYGSITYTSVSQIFDNQYDSVSCTTVTSQHQTLRLPGFLDSHNVSAQTKPPSVHTLSVEALDLSSAKLKTGIPLSLTSRTISTTNASSGGANKRMLSPASSLDLFMEVKQQKRVKEERMFGQIVEELSAVELGKCNLSEEKGHRSEMQGACTPDLNRSKFITLQQKATEATDHGAESAMESSSLESSSPPFSVISVREGKGISMEKRMQMDMVAQLATSQDILTSDAEPSRLLSQFPSLRTTTGVSWCFLNYTKPSCSHSNSPLFSVYTSWCVSSHNPNPLEVSTSAALALLRSKQRGDKVIYTVAAMCQPGTGKLVSSLILWRQSMEQLQRKPEPKEVDIGYGKKVKDISCRVKTAKEEWKEREASTTQTVPTRIKIFEGGYKSSEDYVYVRGRGRGKYICEECGIRCKKPSMLKKHIRTHTDVRPYICRVCNFAFKTKGNLTKHMKSKAHMKKCLELGVSVTMDEAEMQEQVDDIQQESKTEVVMAKHQFSDAEESDGMDEEADEIDDDDDDDDDYEGDSTPKLCSRSTSPQPCGVTSLSVTATAAIHGCSLSSLPGTDVRQQPSGRWTDSDQRPVLASDHREKSVDEDSLTMLSPDHASFLFDPYSSCLLSPGWESPIREPSPSRLRYPSPRRELSPRGRSSPRWDTSPLRPSSPSFTPIQHLSPACIERPMSPGSELTGKRDSSIRGRQRVVLRAVSPRRGSHQHKGSCDKTRHQAKMEMAQQQGAFEMEMDQRGSLASTLPGAASSHHQNILSHLPLHSQQQVHSLLPVVAVGALQMLQSPSSSSTDVTSSSAPSPQSSESQRCSSREGSVHEPETGGEDFGGQNQLPSHQEESLNPGGSDTRQEENVQTCLKAIASLKITTEDPH from the exons ATGGAGTCACTTGAAACTACTGCAGGGGTGAACAGCCCCACAGAGGGTCAGGACAGAAACATTGCACAGACAAAATGCACATCGGAGGCTGCACAGACTGGGGGGAGTCCATCAGGGGAACTGGAAGGCAAGGGGTGGCACCAACAACTGGAAGAAGCTCAGAGCCAAGACACATGTGGTTTCAAAGAAGTATCTGACTCAGGGAAATTACTACAATTAGAAGATCAGCCCTCCCAGTCCGCCCAGTCCACAAGCCATCCAGACTATGAGGTGTCTTCATATCCAGTAcagtccacaaaacaatttcCCTCTGGCAGACAGAAAGCTGCCGGCCACTTGGCTTCTGCACAGTCTGCGGGACCCACATCTCACAGGAAATCCTCCGGTTCACTTGAACTCCAACAACAGTGTTCGCATTCAGAGATGGATGAGCTGTCGGACAAGGTGGAACCTGTGTGTAAGGTGGATCAGAAACCACAAAAGCCTGGGAAGTATGTATGTGATTACTGCGGAAGAGCATGTGCCAAACCCAGCGTGCTTAAGAAACATATTCGCTCACACACTGGGGAACGGCCCTATCCCTGTGTCCCCTGTGGATTCTCCTTTAAAACCAAAAGtaatttatataaacacagaaagTCCCACGCTCACGCTGTCAAAGCTGGAACAGTGCCATTCTCAGAACTTGGTTCTTACAATGCCAACACGGACCAGGGGTCTTTTGAAGGGGAAGGAGAATTATTCTCTGATGCTGAGCAAAGCACGGACACGGACGAGGACACTCTTAACgacccgctgctgctgctggactctcCAGTGGAGGGATCGGATAACACTGCTGTAAAAGTACTGAATCTCATTGCTCAGAAAAAGGGAGCCACTTCGATGTCAGCCCAAGATGGTTCATCCCAGCCTCAAGAAATCAATGCACCTTGTGCCGCTTCCGAGGCTAGCCGTGCAATTCAATCTTGCACAATCAAACAGAGGCTTGCACTTCGGCTGTCTGAAAAAAGAAGCAGCGACTCGGACCACAATCTGTCCCTTCCAAGTCAGTCCAGCAAGGGCAGCACGGACTCCGGCTACTTCTCTCGCTCCGAAAGTTCTGAGCACCAGACTGGTCCGCCCAACACCAACGCTAAGTCCTATCAAGAAATCATGTTTGGAAAGTGCTACAGGCCGAGCCCTAAGCAGACGACGGTCTGCAGCACAGACTCGAGTGAATACACCAGGAAGCGCTCGGAAAAAGGTGTTTCCCGTGTTTTCACCCAGGAGAAAGACACCGTGGAGTCGATCAAAATAAACACCAAGTCATTCACAAGGGATGAGGTGAAAGAACCCCAGTCAGACTCTGATATGGGGCCTCTGATCAGAAGCAACTCAATGCCAGCGTCCTCAGCCGTGTGTCTGACGATGCCTCAATCCCTCAGAGGCAGCCATTCGTTTGATGAGCGAACAAGCACCGGGGGCATGAGGAGACTCAGGCGGCAAGCTGCTTTCGAAGTCACCGCACATGACGGGCATGCAGATGCTGACAGCCATGGAAAAATGGGTGAGTGTGGCATATCAGCCTCAggaatggaaatggaaaattaCCCCTCGATGGCGTCTAATATGAGCCATCAGAGACATGCAATGGAACTGGCAACACGGAAGCGTCGGAAAGAgaagcgggaggaggaggagttgtcCGTTCAGTACGAGGGCCATCATGAAGAGTGTGAGGAAATGTTTGATTCAAGCAAGGACTATGATTCAAAACAAGCTGCTCTGGGCATTTTGGCTTTAGGGAAAGGACATTCTTCAAGTGTGCTCACACAAATTGAGAGGTGTGACATGGACATATCAGTGAGCCCGGAAATTTCTGGTCGAAAAACCTTAGGGAATGTGATTTCAGTTATTCAGCACACAAACTCCATAAACAGGCCTCACTCGGAACAGTCAGAATCCTACAAGTATCACGGGCAGAGGCAGGAgagtatttctttatttcaagcTATGGAGGCAAGTGAATCATATGAAATGGAACGGAGTGACAGTCGACTACGGCAGTCATTTCAAATGGGCCCCAAACTTGTGAGACAGCCCAACATACAAGTCCCAGAGATCAGGGTCACTGTGGAGCCTGACAGTCCAGAAAAGGCTCCAgaggtgcaggtgaaggagccAGAGAAGCACGTGGAGGAGTTTCAATGGCCTCAGAGGAGTGAAACTTTAGCACAATTCCCTCCGGAAAAACTCCCTCCAAAGAAGAAACGTCTACGCCTCGCTGATATCGAGCACTCCTCTGGTGAATCTAGCTTTGAGTCCGCCTGCACCAGTCTCTCCCGCAGTCCGAGCCAAGACAGCAACTTATCATACAGCTCCACCTTCTCCTTTGACAGGGAGGAGAGCTTAAAGTCCCTCTCTCCAGCCAGGCAGGATGAATTTGGCAAACCACTAGAGCTCTTAGCAGTGCCAGGGAGTGGGCACTCCCTCTCTGTGCTCACCCAGCGTCAACAACATGAAATGAGACGCTCCTCCTCGGAGCAGGCGCCGTGTAACTTGCGCAAGGAGTTCCCAGAGGTACGCAGCATATCATTTGACTATGGCAGTCTTTCTCCAACATCCAAAGTTAGACACGTGGACATCAGCGCTGGCCACTCTGCTCTGAATGAGAGAAGGAGGGGCAACTTGGTGCGACAGGAGTCGCTGAATATGGACAGTGAAGTAACACAAGTCCCATCACAAGTGTTTCCACAGTACCTCAGCAGCACTTCCCCTCCATTCACGGCACTTACTGCTCTGCCGCAGACTTTGCCAATATTTTCCACAGGGAATACATTTCCCCAGCTGTCACATCCAAGCCTGTTAGTTCCCGTACGAATACAGACCCATGTGCCATCCTACGGCAGCATCACATACACCTCAGTATCACAGATTTTTGACAATCAATACGACAGTGTTAGCTGTACTACAGTCACCTCTCAGCATCAAACTTTACGTTTGCCTGGATTTCTTGATTCTCATAATGTATCAGCTCAGACCAAACCACCCTCtgtacacacactcagtgtCGAAGCCCTTGATTTGTCCTCAGCTAAACTCAAGACGGGCATCCCACTCTCTCTGACTTCCAGAACTATCTCAACCACTAATGCCTCCAGCGGTGGTGCAAACAAACGGATGCTATCCCCTGCCAGCAGCCTCGACCTCTTCATGGAGGTCAAGCAGCAAAAGCGcgtgaaagaggaaagaatgTTTGGGCAGATTGTAGAGGAGCTGAGTGCTGTGGAGTtgggaaaatgtaatttgagcGAAGAGAAGGGTCATAGGTCAGAGATGCAGGGTGCATGCACACCTGATTTAAATAGGAGTAAATTTATCACGCTTCAGCAGAAAGCCACAGAGGCCACTGATCACGGTGCCGAGTCAGCTATGGAAAGCAGCTCCCTGGAAAGCagctctcctcctttctctgtGATATCAGTCAGAGAAGGAAAAGGCATTAGCATGGAGAAACGAATGCAGATGGATATGGTGGCACAGCTGGCTACCAGTCAAGACATCCTGACCTCGGACGCCGAGCCATCAAGACTGTTATCTCAGTTTCCAAGTCTTCGCACGACGACAGGTGTGAGCTGGTGTTTCCTCAACTACACCAAGCCGAGCTGCTCGCACAGCAACTCCCCTTTGTTCTCTGTGTACACCTCCTGGTGTGTGAGTTCCCACAACCCAAATCCTCTGGAAGTGAGCACCAGCGCCGCTCTGGCACTGCTCCGGTCCAAACAGAGGGGAGACAAGGTTATATACACCGTGGCCGCCATGTGTCAGCCGGGGACCGGGAAACTGGTGTCATCGCTCATCCTGTGGAGGCAGAGCATGGAACAG ctgcagaggaaaccgGAGCCCAAAGAGGTGGACATCGGCTACGGGAAGAAGGTGAAAGACATTagctgcagagtgaaaactGCCAAGGAGGAgtggaaagagagggaggcCTCCACGACCCAAACAGTGCCAACACGCATTAAGATCTTCGAGGGAGG GTACAAGTCCAGTGAGGACTATGTGTATGTCAGAGGTCGAGGCCGGGGAAAATACATCTGTGAGGAGTGTGGTATTCGCTGCAAGAAGCCCAGCATGCTGAAAAAACACATAAGGACCCACACGGACGTGCGACCGTACATCTGCCGGGTTTGCAACTTCGCTTTTAAAACTAAAG GAAACCTGACTAAACATATGAAGTCAAAGGCGCACATGAAGAAATGTCTCGAGCTGGGCGTGTCAGTGACGATGGATGAGGCAGAGATGCAGGAACAAG TTGACGACATCCAACAAGAGTCAAAGACAGAGGTGGTCATGGCCAAACATCAGTTCTCAGACGCGGAGGAGTCGGACGGCATGGACGAAGAAGCTGATGAAATCGACgacgatgacgacgatgatgatgattacGAAGGCGACTCCACTCCAAAGTTGTGCTCAAGAAGTACCAGTCCTCAGCCCTGTGGAGTTACTTCTCTGTCAGTTACAGCCACCGCTGCTATCCACGGCTGCTCCCTCAGCTCTCTGCCCGGCACCGACGTCCGCCAACAGCCCTCTGGCAGATGGACAGACTCCGACCAGCGACCTGTCCTCGCCAGCGACCACAGAGAGAAGTCTGTGGATGAAGACTCTTTGACCATGCTGTCTCCAGACCACGCCAGCTTCCTGTTTGACCCTTACTCCTCCTGTCTGCTCTCTCCGGGCTGGGAGTCTCCCATCAGGGAGCCCTCGCCTTCTCGCCTGCGTTACCCATCCCCAAGGCGAGAGCTCTCCCCGCGAGGTCGCTCCTCGCCAAGATGGGATACTTCCCCGCTGAGGCCCAGCTCACCCAGCTTCACGCCCATTCAGCATCTCTCCCCGGCCTGTATCGAGCGACCCATGTCTCCTGGATCAGAGCTGACTGGAAAGCGAGACTCCTCGATCAGGGGCCGACAGAGGGTTGTGCTGAGAGCCGTTTCACCGCGTAGAGGTTCGCACCAACACAAAGGCAGCTGTGATAAAACCAGACACCAAGCAAAGATGGAGATGGCTCAACAAcaaggagcctttgaaatggaaATG GATCAAAGAGGCAGCTTGGCTTCGACTCTGCCCGGCGCTGCCAGTTCTCATCACCAGAACATCCTCAGCCACCTCCCTTTGCACTCGCAGCAGCAGGTCCACAGTTTGCTCCCCGTGGTTGCTGTCGGAGCGCTCCAGATGTTACAGTCCCCGTCCTCGTCCAGCACTGATGTCACCTCCTCCTCGGCGCCGAGCCCACAGAGCAGCGAGAGCCAGcgttgcagcagcagagagggatcTGTCCACGAGCccgagacaggaggagaggactTCGGCGGCCAGAACCAGCTCCCCTCCCACCAGGAGGAGAGCCTGAACCCTGGCGGCAGCGACACCAGACAGGAGGAGAACGTACAAACCTGTTTGAAAGCCATCGCCTCGCTGAAGATTACCACAGAAGACCCTCACTAA